One segment of Sinorhizobium sp. BG8 DNA contains the following:
- a CDS encoding ComEC/Rec2 family competence protein: MRISEDTHDALQADIEGQVPRLPHPKVEVQKSFPRQGADIRHGVGQRLRNAIHRANGLGGQAREAIATEGDHGHFFLFVPVLLGTGSGLWFLLPHDPPLVFVALSCAVFAWPAFRMRYAPDWRMPVAAAAFLMPLGMLFAAWESERMSTILLDCPVTTTVEGRVLAREADAGGRVRYTLRLTSTHDPALRRPPMTINIISRGKSAPFDLGDIITGRARLSPPSGPALPGLNDFSFDAYMAGTGAVGFFYGKPELIQTRMEDVEAVGLREAFWQKVEGWRNGISDRIRDAIPGDSGAIAAALVTAEQRAISDETVEALRQAGLAHVLAISGLNMVLAAGTFLVGARSVLVIFPGLAERYPIRKFAAAGALGMVTLYILISGGAVSAVRSWIMISIMLIAVFFDRVAISLRNIALSALVILAVTPSAVTGPGFQMSYAATLGLVAAYAIWRDRPVKRATASLRTTRILRPVTAFISGLVLSSLVGSLATLIYSMAHFHRIPAFGLAGNLVAMPVISLVVMPAGMIAMLLMPFGIDQPALYVMGKGIGWMIDMSHWVAGWGGEIVTGRLPQESVYLIAAGGGLLCILHTRLRLIGLPLIAAGILALLPETRLPEVLVSEDAKLVGVVSATGVSINRQKPPAFVYDQWRRALRLGPYSPPHMAAARASTFGETATRRQTLSGRDHKMEDGPAVRAAMKEAFGAQAEPSRFLCRPKQWCAVRSPSGWRIVAIEDPAYLAAACGTADLVIAPQFLKSAACSATIVTAQTLRRTGALEIYALGGHGSFPANARIETSITSLDRPWAMHRTYDWRSNQFKAE, translated from the coding sequence ATGCGGATAAGCGAGGACACGCATGATGCGCTGCAGGCTGACATCGAGGGTCAGGTTCCTCGGCTGCCGCATCCCAAGGTTGAAGTGCAGAAATCGTTTCCGAGGCAAGGGGCGGACATCCGCCACGGCGTCGGGCAAAGGCTCAGGAACGCCATTCACCGCGCCAACGGTCTAGGCGGACAGGCGCGCGAGGCAATCGCCACCGAGGGTGACCACGGGCATTTCTTCCTCTTTGTTCCCGTGCTGTTGGGGACGGGGTCCGGTTTGTGGTTCTTGCTTCCCCATGATCCGCCACTCGTCTTTGTCGCCCTTTCCTGCGCCGTATTCGCGTGGCCGGCCTTCCGCATGCGATACGCGCCGGACTGGAGAATGCCTGTCGCCGCCGCCGCTTTCCTGATGCCGCTTGGCATGCTCTTCGCGGCCTGGGAAAGCGAGAGAATGTCGACGATCCTGTTGGACTGCCCGGTGACGACGACTGTCGAGGGGCGCGTTCTGGCGAGGGAGGCGGACGCGGGCGGTCGTGTCCGATACACCCTGAGGCTCACCAGCACGCATGACCCTGCGCTCAGGCGTCCTCCGATGACCATCAACATTATCTCCCGAGGAAAGAGCGCCCCTTTTGATTTGGGGGACATCATCACGGGGCGAGCGAGACTGAGCCCTCCCTCGGGACCAGCCCTCCCTGGTCTCAATGACTTTTCCTTCGATGCCTACATGGCCGGCACGGGTGCCGTCGGTTTCTTCTACGGAAAACCCGAGCTCATTCAGACGCGCATGGAGGATGTCGAAGCGGTTGGTCTGCGCGAGGCCTTCTGGCAGAAAGTGGAGGGATGGAGAAACGGGATCTCGGATAGAATTCGGGACGCGATTCCGGGGGATTCCGGTGCGATCGCTGCGGCTCTCGTCACCGCCGAACAGCGCGCGATCAGCGACGAGACCGTCGAAGCACTGAGGCAGGCGGGACTTGCGCATGTGCTCGCAATCTCCGGCCTCAACATGGTGCTCGCGGCCGGTACCTTCCTGGTCGGCGCCCGGTCGGTGCTTGTGATCTTTCCGGGGCTTGCCGAGCGCTATCCCATCAGAAAGTTCGCAGCAGCCGGTGCGCTCGGGATGGTGACGCTCTACATCCTGATCTCCGGCGGCGCCGTTTCGGCAGTGCGGTCCTGGATCATGATCTCGATCATGCTCATAGCCGTGTTCTTCGACCGTGTTGCGATCAGCCTGCGCAACATCGCCCTTTCGGCGCTGGTCATCCTCGCCGTCACGCCGTCGGCGGTGACGGGACCGGGCTTCCAGATGTCCTACGCGGCTACGCTCGGACTGGTGGCCGCCTATGCTATCTGGCGTGATCGCCCGGTAAAACGCGCGACGGCCTCGCTCAGGACTACCCGGATCCTGCGACCGGTCACGGCCTTCATCAGCGGACTGGTTCTGTCGTCACTGGTTGGAAGCCTCGCCACCCTTATCTACTCCATGGCGCATTTCCATCGCATTCCGGCATTCGGGCTTGCCGGAAATCTCGTCGCCATGCCCGTCATCAGCCTAGTCGTCATGCCCGCAGGCATGATCGCAATGCTGCTCATGCCGTTCGGGATCGACCAACCTGCCCTCTATGTGATGGGCAAGGGGATAGGGTGGATGATCGACATGTCGCACTGGGTCGCGGGGTGGGGAGGGGAAATCGTCACTGGCCGCCTACCGCAGGAAAGCGTCTACCTGATCGCAGCGGGCGGCGGCTTGCTCTGCATCCTGCATACGAGACTGCGGCTTATCGGCCTTCCGCTCATCGCGGCTGGCATCCTGGCACTCCTCCCGGAAACGAGGCTGCCGGAGGTACTCGTTTCCGAGGATGCAAAACTCGTTGGCGTGGTCTCTGCAACAGGCGTGTCGATCAACAGGCAGAAACCGCCAGCCTTCGTCTATGATCAGTGGCGGCGAGCTCTGCGTCTCGGTCCCTACAGCCCCCCCCACATGGCCGCAGCGCGTGCCAGTACATTCGGCGAGACAGCAACCCGGCGTCAAACGCTGTCCGGTCGCGACCATAAAATGGAGGACGGCCCAGCCGTCCGCGCGGCGATGAAGGAGGCGTTTGGCGCGCAAGCCGAACCCTCGCGGTTCCTATGCCGCCCGAAACAATGGTGTGCCGTACGGTCGCCTTCCGGATGGCGCATCGTGGCAATCGAGGATCCGGCCTACCTTGCAGCGGCCTGCGGAACGGCAGATCTGGTGATCGCGCCGCAATTCCTGAAATCCGCGGCTTGCAGTGCCACCATCGTAACGGCACAGACGTTGAGGCGGACAGGAGCGCTCGAAATCTATGCTCTGGGCGGGCACGGGTCATTTCCCGCGAACGCCCGCATCGAGACGTCGATCACGTCATTGGACAGGCCATGGGCCATGCACCGTACATATGATTGGCGCAGCAATCAGTTCAAGGCGGAGTAG